A part of Odontesthes bonariensis isolate fOdoBon6 chromosome 23, fOdoBon6.hap1, whole genome shotgun sequence genomic DNA contains:
- the lrrc3ca gene encoding leucine-rich repeat-containing protein 3B, whose protein sequence is MPLLADWVLRHSVVMCLLLHSLVLMTFCFHHAATTCSKRCYCSESESGGKTVRCSNLQLTEIPLDIPNDTQRVYLDFNLFTTVPTNAFASLTHLVELDLSHNELIQLEPGAFKGLTSSLQFLDLSSNKLVNFNPDAFEGLQARANLTNNPWHCDCNLQMALPRVNLEPASLTGIVCQTSDPEEIGVQGLAFLLEPDIDLCMVMKRTTDVAMLVVMFGWFTMVISYLVYYVRANQEDARRHLEYLKSLPSRQGKSEESSTISTVV, encoded by the coding sequence ATGCCCCTACTTGCAGACTGGGTTCTGCGCCACTCGGTGGTCATGTGTTTGCTGCTGCACAGTTTGGTCTTAATGACCTTCTGCTTCCATCATGCTGCCACCACCTGTTCCAAGAGGTGCTACTGCTCTGAGAGCGAGAGTGGTGGTAAGACGGTGCGCTGCAGCAATCTGCAGCTCACGGAGATCCCGCTTGACATCCCCAATGACACACAACGTGTCTACCTGGACTTCAACCTCTTCACCACAGTTCCAACAAATGCGTTTGCAAGCTTAACCCATCTGGTTGAACTGGACCTATCACACAACGAACTAATCCAGCTAGAACCCGGCGCGTTCAAAGGCCTCACCTCCTCATTACAGTTCTTGGATCTGTCTTCAAACAAATTAGTTAACTTTAACCCAGACGCTTTTGAGGGCCTGCAAGCTCGCGCCAACCTAACAAACAATCCATGGCATTGTGACTGCAATTTGCAGATGGCTTTGCCGCGTGTGAACCTGGAGCCTGCGTCACTGACGGGCATTGTGTGCCAGACTTCTGATCCTGAAGAAATAGGCGTTCAAGGACTTGCCTTCCTATTGGAACCAGACATAGACCTATGTATGGTGATGAAGAGGACTACAGATGTGGCCATGCTGGTTGTTATGTTCGGCTGGTTCACCATGGTCATCTCCTACCTGGTCTACTATGTAAGGGCTAATCAGGAGGACGCCCGCAGACACCTGGAGTATCTCAAGTCATTGCCCAGCAGGCAGGGCAAGTCAGAGGAGTCTTCTACCATTAGCACTGTGGTATAG